In Halobaculum sp. XH14, a single genomic region encodes these proteins:
- a CDS encoding ATP-dependent DNA helicase, translating to MDPERILPSFPAPSFRGAQERALEDIRDAFAAGNDVVLVRAPTGSGKSLLARAVAGAARTVEDASPSQAAGAYYTTPQVSQLDDVAADDLLEDLNVIRGKSNYTCILPGEETTPVNRAPCARQRGYDCSVKHRCPYYSDRAIASNRPIAAMTLAYFMQTAGSEVFRKRDVVVVDEAHGLAEWAEMYATIELKPRTVPVWDDITVPDVHNHEVGPVERTARFADQLAGVCERAKDDLLAKGDLTAEEAARRDRLQELRSELNWFLEDYRDRDSSTTWVVDQPDGEGGELAIKPLDPEKYLKHTVWDRGNRHCLLSATILNKEAFCRQVGLAPGNVALVDVEHTFPVEHRPLYDVTQGKMTYEHRDETLPKVARLCLRLMAEHPDEKGLIHAHSYAIADQLAEKFGEFGVSARVRSHEREDRDVQLEEWKASRDPEVFVSVKMEEALDLKGDRCRWQVLCKAPYLNTGDSRVASRLEDGQWAWYHRAALRTVIQGCGRVVRAPDDHGATYLADASLLDLFERAEHDTPPWFREQVDRMTEPDLPEFDPAAALAGMDAEPGPSSARRGRGGGSGRGGRAGRSVRGGGDGFRNGAVSGSGGNANSGRTGGGSSDSTGSDPSANGSSPDEDGDDPMADHPLSDVWGE from the coding sequence GTGGACCCCGAGCGAATCCTCCCGTCGTTCCCCGCGCCCTCCTTCCGCGGCGCCCAGGAACGGGCCCTGGAGGACATCCGCGACGCCTTCGCCGCCGGCAACGACGTCGTCCTCGTGCGCGCGCCGACCGGGAGCGGGAAGTCCCTCCTCGCGCGCGCCGTCGCCGGCGCCGCCCGGACCGTCGAGGACGCCAGCCCCTCGCAGGCCGCCGGCGCGTACTACACCACCCCGCAGGTGTCACAGCTCGACGACGTCGCCGCGGACGACCTGCTGGAGGACCTCAACGTCATCCGCGGGAAGTCGAACTACACCTGCATCCTCCCCGGCGAGGAGACGACGCCCGTGAACCGGGCGCCCTGCGCCCGCCAGCGCGGCTACGACTGCTCGGTCAAGCACCGCTGTCCGTACTACTCCGACCGCGCCATCGCCTCGAACCGTCCCATCGCGGCGATGACGCTGGCGTACTTCATGCAGACCGCCGGCTCCGAGGTGTTCCGCAAGCGTGACGTCGTCGTCGTCGACGAGGCCCACGGGCTCGCCGAGTGGGCCGAGATGTACGCGACCATCGAGCTGAAGCCCCGCACCGTGCCCGTCTGGGACGACATCACCGTGCCCGACGTGCACAACCACGAGGTCGGACCCGTCGAGCGCACCGCCCGCTTCGCCGACCAGTTGGCCGGCGTCTGCGAGCGCGCGAAGGACGACTTGCTCGCCAAGGGCGACCTGACCGCCGAGGAGGCCGCCCGCCGGGACCGCCTCCAGGAGCTCCGCTCGGAGCTGAACTGGTTCCTCGAGGACTACCGCGACCGTGACTCGTCGACGACGTGGGTCGTCGACCAGCCCGACGGCGAGGGCGGCGAACTCGCAATCAAACCGCTCGACCCCGAGAAGTACCTGAAACACACGGTCTGGGACCGCGGGAACAGGCACTGCCTGCTCTCTGCGACCATCCTCAACAAGGAGGCGTTCTGCCGGCAGGTCGGACTGGCTCCAGGGAACGTCGCGCTCGTCGACGTCGAGCACACGTTCCCGGTCGAGCACCGGCCGCTGTACGACGTCACCCAGGGGAAGATGACCTACGAGCACCGGGACGAGACGCTCCCGAAGGTCGCCAGGCTCTGTCTCCGCCTGATGGCCGAACACCCCGACGAGAAGGGGCTGATCCACGCCCACAGCTACGCCATCGCCGATCAACTGGCCGAGAAGTTCGGCGAGTTCGGCGTGAGCGCCCGGGTTCGAAGCCACGAGCGCGAGGACCGCGACGTGCAACTGGAGGAGTGGAAGGCGAGCCGCGACCCCGAGGTGTTCGTCTCCGTGAAGATGGAGGAGGCGCTGGACCTGAAGGGCGACCGCTGCCGCTGGCAGGTGCTCTGCAAGGCGCCGTACCTCAACACGGGCGACTCGCGGGTCGCCAGCCGGCTGGAGGACGGCCAGTGGGCGTGGTACCACCGCGCCGCGCTCCGGACGGTCATCCAGGGCTGTGGCCGGGTCGTTCGCGCGCCCGACGACCACGGCGCGACGTACCTGGCCGACGCGAGCCTGCTCGACCTGTTCGAGCGCGCCGAGCACGACACGCCGCCGTGGTTCCGCGAGCAGGTCGACCGGATGACCGAACCGGACCTCCCCGAGTTCGACCCGGCGGCCGCGCTCGCCGGGATGGACGCCGAACCGGGCCCGTCGAGCGCCCGACGGGGTCGCGGCGGCGGGAGCGGTCGAGGCGGCCGAGCAGGCCGAAGCGTTCGGGGCGGTGGCGACGGGTTCCGGAACGGGGCCGTCTCGGGTTCGGGCGGGAACGCGAACTCGGGTCGCACGGGTGGCGGGTCGTCCGACTCCACCGGCTCCGACCCGTCCGCGAACGGGTCGAGTCCCGACGAGGACGGCGACGACCCGATGGCCGACCACCCGCTCTCGGACGTCTGGGGCGAGTAA
- a CDS encoding DUF7561 family protein has product MAKQACDGCGRRVRVGGGIGDLWSFETGSTDGLTLELADGTEHFLCYDCIDRLPEDEEVSERDVSELGDGGE; this is encoded by the coding sequence ATGGCGAAACAGGCCTGTGACGGCTGCGGCCGGCGGGTGCGGGTCGGCGGCGGCATCGGCGACCTGTGGTCGTTCGAGACGGGGAGCACGGACGGCCTGACGCTCGAACTCGCGGACGGGACCGAGCACTTCCTCTGTTACGACTGCATCGATCGGTTGCCCGAGGACGAGGAGGTTTCCGAGCGGGACGTTTCGGAACTCGGTGACGGTGGAGAGTGA
- a CDS encoding YkgJ family cysteine cluster protein, with amino-acid sequence MELNCEGCAGCCLDWRPLGGVHASDASVNSGDSSPVVPDHERRGRYRALDATYNLVPLTRDEVRAFLDSGYGDVLVPRLFESFADDPGRAVTVDGHEVAAMGERPLFLVGLRKHPKPVAPFGHDPVWLDACAFLDPETLQCRVHGDDLYPETCGTYPGRNLDLDRETECERVEAAHGDPGERLQDRSVPEDLPPPAFGPQALGSTVFAYPEPDDLRGVVARLEAGESTREDRALFVGAAAGSAPGMAEVNEDRAEEARELARDADSWVGRAASEWAAAAESAGGPGASAEDAPDPYRVEEDRGAPPTPGWDALYGDGS; translated from the coding sequence GTGGAGCTGAACTGCGAGGGCTGTGCGGGCTGCTGTCTCGACTGGCGGCCGCTGGGGGGCGTTCACGCGAGCGACGCGAGTGTGAACTCGGGGGATTCGTCCCCCGTAGTGCCGGACCACGAGCGTCGCGGCCGCTACCGCGCGCTGGACGCCACCTACAACCTCGTGCCGCTCACCCGCGACGAGGTCCGGGCGTTCCTCGATTCGGGCTACGGCGACGTGCTCGTCCCGCGACTGTTCGAGTCGTTCGCGGACGACCCCGGGCGCGCGGTCACCGTCGACGGCCACGAGGTCGCGGCGATGGGCGAGCGACCGCTGTTCCTCGTGGGGCTCCGCAAACACCCCAAGCCCGTCGCGCCGTTCGGTCACGACCCCGTCTGGCTCGACGCCTGCGCCTTCCTCGATCCGGAGACGCTCCAGTGTCGCGTCCACGGCGACGACCTGTACCCGGAGACCTGCGGCACCTACCCGGGTCGGAACCTCGACCTCGACCGGGAGACCGAGTGCGAGCGCGTCGAGGCCGCCCACGGCGACCCCGGCGAGCGCCTGCAGGACCGGTCGGTGCCCGAGGACCTCCCGCCGCCCGCCTTCGGCCCGCAGGCGCTCGGCTCGACCGTGTTCGCCTACCCCGAGCCGGACGACCTCCGGGGCGTCGTCGCCCGCCTCGAGGCCGGCGAGTCGACACGCGAGGACCGCGCGCTGTTCGTCGGCGCGGCCGCGGGCTCGGCGCCGGGGATGGCCGAGGTGAACGAGGACCGGGCCGAGGAAGCCAGGGAACTGGCCCGCGACGCGGATTCGTGGGTCGGCCGCGCCGCGAGCGAGTGGGCCGCGGCGGCGGAGTCGGCGGGCGGTCCCGGCGCTTCCGCCGAGGACGCCCCCGACCCGTACCGCGTCGAGGAGGACCGCGGCGCGCCGCCGACCCCGGGCTGGGACGCGCTGTACGGGGACGGCTCCTGA
- a CDS encoding NAD(P)H-binding protein, protein MRVLVTGATGFVGSRLVPQLLAAGHDVTVLVRDADAYEAPDGVRVLEGDLLEPGSFRLVAGAGETPGQPLDRLLEALDVEAAYYLVHSMRAGEDFAERDRTAAGTFAEAAGAAGVDRVVYLGGLGEAGEEGDLSEHLASRREVEAVLAGGEYDLTTLRAGLVVGDGGASFEMVRQLAERLPVMITPRWVRTECQPIAVADVVAYLVGVLDAPATAGGTFEIGGPEVLTYGELLGRTRRELGGRLLVVPVPVLSPGLSSRWVTLVTDVEPSVVRPLVAGLATPMVVGDDAIREHVPVTLTPLEEAIRTAIGGDGTPDADGTETPAATAGD, encoded by the coding sequence ATGCGCGTCCTCGTCACCGGCGCGACCGGCTTCGTCGGGAGCCGGCTCGTGCCCCAACTCCTCGCGGCGGGCCACGACGTCACCGTGCTCGTCCGCGACGCCGACGCCTACGAGGCCCCCGACGGCGTCAGGGTCCTGGAAGGCGACCTGCTCGAACCCGGCTCGTTCCGCCTCGTGGCCGGTGCGGGCGAGACGCCGGGTCAGCCGCTCGACCGGCTGCTCGAGGCGCTCGACGTCGAGGCGGCCTACTACCTCGTTCACTCGATGCGCGCCGGCGAGGACTTCGCCGAGCGCGACCGGACCGCGGCGGGCACGTTCGCCGAGGCGGCCGGGGCGGCAGGCGTCGACCGCGTCGTCTACCTCGGTGGCCTCGGCGAGGCGGGCGAGGAGGGCGATCTCTCCGAGCACCTCGCCTCCCGGCGCGAGGTCGAGGCCGTGCTCGCCGGGGGCGAGTACGACCTCACGACGCTGCGCGCGGGGCTCGTCGTCGGCGACGGCGGCGCGAGCTTCGAGATGGTCCGCCAGCTCGCAGAGCGGCTCCCGGTCATGATCACGCCGCGCTGGGTGCGCACGGAGTGCCAGCCCATCGCCGTCGCCGACGTCGTCGCCTACCTCGTCGGCGTCCTCGACGCGCCAGCGACCGCCGGAGGGACGTTCGAAATCGGCGGCCCGGAGGTGCTCACCTACGGGGAACTGCTCGGCCGGACGCGGCGCGAACTCGGCGGCCGGCTCCTCGTGGTTCCCGTCCCGGTGCTCTCGCCGGGGCTCTCGTCCCGCTGGGTCACGCTCGTCACCGACGTCGAGCCGTCGGTCGTCAGACCGCTCGTCGCCGGACTCGCCACGCCGATGGTCGTCGGCGACGACGCCATCCGCGAGCACGTCCCGGTGACGCTGACGCCGCTGGAGGAGGCGATCAGGACGGCGATCGGCGGGGACGGGACCCCGGACGCGGACGGGACGGAAACCCCCGCGGCCACGGCGGGGGACTGA
- a CDS encoding DUF7530 family protein, whose amino-acid sequence MPPASPAYGDAWTYESIVGAVPGTDLSTAAAVTIQVVSFEAAVLALAAAYGLPDAAVAGTVAVAVAGVGSVLMTRIASANRILSAPTRYYRLLFGSSIEVVLGVVAFCALVTYLFVVEPASSSLLTELFGPEPPVPAVFLALLVLWDLCYRIGTSWWTAVVSLVREVRFGPTGETAAAFRRLDRTNVVFALCQLALVPFVADRPVLVAAIGGHVLAVTAVSAVAVGLSTRRCR is encoded by the coding sequence CTGCCGCCCGCCTCGCCGGCGTACGGTGACGCCTGGACCTACGAGAGCATCGTCGGCGCGGTGCCCGGCACGGACCTCTCGACCGCGGCGGCCGTGACGATCCAGGTCGTGTCCTTCGAGGCGGCCGTGCTCGCGCTCGCGGCGGCGTACGGGCTCCCGGACGCGGCCGTCGCCGGCACCGTCGCCGTCGCCGTCGCGGGGGTCGGCAGCGTGCTGATGACCCGGATCGCGTCCGCGAACCGGATCCTCTCCGCGCCGACGCGGTACTACCGGCTGCTGTTCGGTTCCAGCATCGAGGTGGTGCTCGGGGTCGTCGCGTTCTGCGCGCTCGTCACCTACCTGTTCGTGGTCGAACCGGCGTCCTCGTCGCTCCTGACGGAGCTGTTCGGCCCCGAGCCGCCCGTGCCGGCCGTGTTCCTCGCGCTGCTGGTGCTGTGGGACCTCTGTTACCGCATCGGCACCTCCTGGTGGACGGCGGTCGTCTCGCTCGTCCGCGAGGTCCGGTTCGGCCCGACCGGGGAGACGGCAGCCGCGTTCCGGCGGCTCGACCGGACGAACGTCGTCTTCGCGCTCTGTCAGCTCGCGCTGGTGCCGTTCGTCGCGGACCGCCCGGTCCTGGTTGCGGCTATCGGCGGCCACGTCCTCGCAGTAACAGCCGTCTCAGCCGTCGCGGTGGGCCTCTCGACGCGTCGGTGTCGGTGA
- a CDS encoding DUF5786 family protein, translated as MSMGAYDEDEHERREQKAQVDTEFAEERSEYRGELSYDSGESAEALLDQFQRMKGE; from the coding sequence ATGTCGATGGGTGCTTACGACGAGGACGAACACGAACGGCGCGAGCAGAAAGCGCAAGTGGACACCGAGTTCGCGGAGGAACGCAGCGAGTACCGCGGCGAACTCTCCTACGACTCCGGCGAGTCCGCGGAGGCGCTCCTCGATCAGTTCCAGCGAATGAAGGGTGAGTAG
- a CDS encoding DUF5784 family protein, whose product MARPLRFRYAPGSWSRSRVESDVYRPLDSNLGATMDDPWFKPPDGYEAVRLDMDDGSLALFCWTDDEGPDGLNGGGPAGYWLGNTETPSSLWRTDKYAFEAAPYPVRRWAERELLAGLHDEEPWLADYPHVSWYFLTVFCSKDGAGTTREFFREHAAGFPDATREAALDFYEEFLDTGVLDPYREEMASKLGTSEYFDETRMTATMGEFDVARLLTLADYEIVPEIEVTTDHVIDYRVERGDGTSTLVEVTRPVALNRRSANNPLTAIRDTVQTKTSGQLEEHGGGVTLFVDCSSFRDDAWAALRGEQPDVGHRPAVVFRSRPDGRTEAYSRGSVPLELDDAVEWV is encoded by the coding sequence GTGGCTCGCCCCCTTCGCTTCCGGTACGCCCCCGGCTCCTGGTCGCGCTCGCGCGTCGAGTCGGACGTGTACCGGCCGCTCGACTCCAACCTCGGGGCGACGATGGACGACCCGTGGTTCAAACCGCCGGACGGCTACGAGGCCGTCCGGCTCGACATGGACGACGGGAGCCTCGCGCTGTTCTGCTGGACCGACGACGAGGGGCCCGACGGGCTGAACGGCGGCGGTCCCGCGGGCTACTGGCTCGGCAACACGGAGACGCCCTCCTCGCTGTGGCGCACCGACAAGTACGCCTTCGAGGCCGCGCCGTACCCGGTGCGTCGCTGGGCCGAGCGCGAACTCCTGGCCGGCCTCCACGACGAGGAGCCGTGGCTCGCGGACTACCCGCACGTCTCGTGGTACTTTCTCACCGTCTTCTGTTCGAAGGACGGCGCGGGGACGACCCGGGAGTTCTTCCGCGAGCACGCCGCCGGCTTCCCCGACGCGACCCGCGAGGCGGCGCTCGACTTCTACGAGGAGTTCCTCGACACCGGCGTCCTCGATCCGTACCGCGAGGAGATGGCGAGCAAGCTCGGCACCTCCGAGTACTTCGACGAGACGCGGATGACCGCGACGATGGGCGAGTTCGACGTGGCGCGCCTGCTGACGCTCGCGGACTACGAGATCGTGCCCGAGATCGAGGTGACGACCGACCACGTCATCGACTACCGCGTCGAGCGCGGGGACGGCACCTCGACGCTCGTGGAGGTGACCCGGCCGGTCGCGCTGAACCGCCGGAGCGCGAACAATCCGCTCACCGCCATCCGCGACACCGTCCAGACGAAGACCTCCGGGCAACTGGAGGAACACGGCGGCGGCGTCACCCTGTTCGTGGACTGCTCGTCGTTCCGCGACGACGCCTGGGCGGCGCTCCGGGGCGAGCAACCCGACGTGGGCCACCGCCCGGCGGTCGTCTTCCGGAGCCGACCCGACGGCCGGACCGAGGCCTACAGCAGGGGAAGCGTTCCGCTGGAACTGGACGACGCTGTCGAGTGGGTGTGA
- a CDS encoding DUF5789 family protein, with the protein MRLNGTGELLSAHEYPATSGELIDAYGETRIELQDGSESLGTVLGRMGAETFASAGEAYEALQSGVGHEAVGRRYYSDRDAPTVGEDGPTPLSF; encoded by the coding sequence ATGCGCCTGAACGGCACCGGAGAACTCCTGTCAGCACACGAGTACCCAGCGACGAGCGGCGAACTCATCGACGCGTACGGAGAGACCCGGATCGAACTCCAGGACGGTTCGGAGTCGCTCGGCACGGTACTCGGCCGGATGGGTGCGGAGACGTTCGCCTCGGCCGGCGAGGCGTACGAGGCGCTCCAGTCGGGCGTCGGCCACGAGGCGGTCGGCCGCCGCTACTACAGCGACCGCGACGCGCCGACCGTCGGCGAGGACGGCCCGACCCCGCTGTCGTTCTAG
- a CDS encoding PHP domain-containing protein — translation MVVADLHAHTTASDGTMTLETLPRVADEAGVEVVAVTDHDRFHPGLDAPASELDGVTVVRGIELRVDAGFEELDLLGYGLVETDDLRAECERLQRNRVERGREIVERVEAETGAELGIEPREGLGRPHIARAIAESDAGYDYEGAFEHLIGDDGPCYVGRDVTSFDRGVDLLSDACPVVGLAHPFRYEDPEAALALCEHLDAVERFYPYGDRGEDDPERVEAVAAEHDLLLTGGSDAHGEEIGLAGLDGDGWERVRARLGEPRT, via the coding sequence ATGGTCGTCGCGGACCTCCACGCCCACACGACGGCGTCCGACGGGACGATGACGCTCGAGACGCTTCCCCGCGTCGCCGACGAGGCGGGCGTCGAGGTCGTCGCCGTCACCGACCACGATCGGTTCCACCCGGGGCTGGATGCGCCCGCCTCGGAGCTGGACGGCGTGACGGTGGTCCGCGGCATCGAACTCCGCGTCGACGCCGGCTTCGAGGAACTCGACCTGCTGGGCTACGGCCTCGTCGAGACCGATGACCTCCGCGCCGAGTGCGAGCGCCTCCAGCGAAACCGGGTCGAACGCGGCCGGGAGATCGTCGAGCGCGTCGAGGCGGAGACCGGGGCGGAACTCGGGATCGAACCCCGCGAGGGGCTCGGCCGGCCCCACATCGCCCGTGCGATCGCCGAGAGCGACGCGGGCTACGACTACGAGGGCGCGTTCGAGCACCTCATCGGCGACGACGGGCCCTGCTACGTCGGCCGCGACGTGACGTCGTTCGACCGCGGCGTCGACCTGCTCTCGGACGCCTGCCCCGTCGTCGGCCTCGCGCACCCGTTCCGGTACGAGGACCCCGAGGCGGCGCTGGCGCTGTGTGAACATCTCGACGCAGTCGAGCGGTTCTACCCCTACGGCGACCGCGGCGAGGACGACCCCGAGCGCGTCGAGGCGGTCGCCGCGGAGCACGACCTGCTGCTCACCGGCGGCTCGGACGCGCACGGCGAGGAGATCGGCCTCGCCGGCCTCGACGGGGACGGCTGGGAGCGGGTTCGGGCGCGACTCGGCGAGCCCCGGACGTAA
- a CDS encoding DUF6757 family protein produces MQCHYCEREAAYAAEQDGLRVGLCERHFRERVEELAESEGLESLRERVDVTQTEGE; encoded by the coding sequence ATGCAGTGTCACTACTGCGAGCGCGAGGCCGCCTACGCCGCCGAGCAGGACGGACTGCGGGTCGGCCTCTGCGAGCGACACTTCCGCGAGCGCGTCGAGGAGCTCGCCGAGAGCGAGGGGCTCGAATCGCTCCGCGAGCGGGTCGACGTGACCCAGACCGAGGGGGAGTGA
- a CDS encoding GNAT family N-acetyltransferase — translation MPGSVFKPGDRVSLRTVEAGDDEFLRRHRNDPTVRRPLGEVEPKTAADVAAYREEVVRGEDGLTLLICAEGDPVGLAFLFREEPRSGVAELGYWLAPEAWGDGYATEAADLLCEHAFDERALHRLSARVYEGNDASANVLEKLGFLEEGRLREANVWGGERRDTLRYGLLAREWRANREGRAD, via the coding sequence GTGCCAGGCTCCGTGTTCAAACCGGGCGACCGCGTCTCCCTCCGGACCGTCGAAGCCGGGGACGACGAGTTCCTCCGGCGGCATCGAAACGACCCGACCGTCCGGCGACCGCTCGGCGAGGTCGAACCGAAGACCGCCGCGGACGTCGCCGCGTACCGCGAGGAGGTCGTCCGCGGCGAGGACGGCCTCACGCTGCTGATCTGCGCCGAGGGCGACCCGGTCGGCCTGGCGTTCCTGTTCCGGGAGGAGCCGCGGTCGGGCGTCGCCGAACTCGGCTACTGGCTCGCACCCGAGGCGTGGGGCGACGGCTACGCCACGGAGGCGGCCGACCTGCTGTGTGAACACGCGTTCGACGAGCGCGCGCTCCACCGGCTCTCGGCGCGGGTGTACGAGGGGAACGACGCCTCGGCGAACGTGCTCGAAAAGCTGGGGTTCCTCGAGGAGGGTCGCCTCCGCGAGGCCAACGTCTGGGGCGGCGAGCGGCGCGACACGCTGCGCTACGGCCTGCTGGCTCGTGAGTGGCGGGCGAATCGGGAGGGCCGGGCCGACTGA
- a CDS encoding DedA family protein — translation MTVPLQNIAGQFPPWLEGLLTSEWAYVVLFGVFVLEGAMLMYFVPSELVVPGSLVLLGHSADRIAAILAVAVLGATIGQFALFKLAERGGREWLLQKRWFRISEDSLDRFDGWFDRWGPVVVPVSNSLLFTRGMLTVPAGLAEMDDRTFVALSAVGTLCFEAALAGLYVFGVDLLW, via the coding sequence GTGACCGTTCCCCTCCAGAACATCGCCGGCCAGTTCCCCCCGTGGCTGGAGGGACTGCTCACCTCGGAGTGGGCCTACGTCGTCCTCTTCGGCGTGTTCGTGCTCGAGGGTGCAATGCTGATGTACTTCGTCCCGAGCGAACTGGTCGTCCCCGGATCGCTCGTCCTGCTCGGCCACTCGGCCGACCGCATCGCCGCGATCCTCGCCGTCGCCGTGCTCGGCGCGACGATCGGCCAGTTCGCGCTGTTCAAACTCGCGGAACGGGGCGGCCGCGAGTGGCTCCTGCAGAAGCGCTGGTTCCGGATCAGCGAGGACAGCCTCGACCGCTTCGACGGCTGGTTCGACCGCTGGGGCCCGGTCGTCGTCCCCGTCTCGAACTCGCTGCTGTTCACGCGCGGGATGCTCACCGTCCCCGCCGGCCTCGCCGAGATGGACGACCGGACGTTCGTCGCGCTCTCGGCGGTCGGGACGCTCTGTTTCGAGGCCGCGCTGGCGGGACTGTACGTGTTCGGCGTCGACCTGCTGTGGTAG
- the acs gene encoding acetate--CoA ligase yields the protein MSDDDVQLEARLEEQEEFEPPAAFVEQANVSDPGIYDEFEENWPECWEGAADLLDWEAGYDQVLDDSNPPFYEWFTDGTLNASTNCLDRHLAERGDEAAIEWIGEPTDEANRTFTYEELHREVNEFAAALREMGVGQDDIVTMYMPMVPELPIAMLACARIGAPHSVVFAGFSAEALATRMDAADSEHLVTCDGYYRRGDPLDHLEKANEGLSMVEGTVSDVVVVDRLGPNGDDFGHDLADNQHDYDALVDEQSGATVDPVDRDAEDMLFLMYTSGTTGQPKGVKHTTAGYLAWAAWTSQSVLDVKPDDTYFCAADIGWITGHSYIVYGPLALGTTTMMYEGTPDYPERDRLWEIVDEYDANQLYTAPTAIRAFMKWGSEFPERHDLSSLRLLGTVGEPINPRAWKWYYKHIGDESCPVVDTWWQTETGGMMVTTLPGVKNMKPGSAGPPLPGVDAEIVDTNGDQVDAGRAGYLTVQKPWPGMLRTLYDNDERFIEEYWAEYSDVDSEDPDDWVYFPEDGAKIDDDGYITVLGRVDDVINVSGHRLGTMEIESAIVGVEGAAEAAVVGGNHPVKGEAVYAYVILEDGYEGTGEMRDRIVAGVEDAIGPIARPEEVVFTSELPKTRSGKIMRRLLEDIANEDELGDTSTLRNPDIVEDIRVKVQEE from the coding sequence ATGTCAGACGATGACGTTCAACTGGAGGCCCGGCTCGAGGAACAGGAGGAGTTCGAGCCGCCGGCGGCGTTCGTCGAGCAGGCGAACGTCTCCGACCCTGGCATCTACGACGAGTTCGAGGAGAACTGGCCGGAGTGCTGGGAGGGAGCTGCGGACCTGCTCGACTGGGAGGCCGGCTACGACCAGGTGCTCGACGACTCGAACCCGCCGTTCTACGAGTGGTTCACGGACGGCACGCTGAACGCCTCGACGAACTGTCTCGACCGGCACCTCGCGGAGCGGGGCGACGAGGCCGCCATCGAGTGGATCGGCGAGCCGACCGACGAGGCGAACCGGACGTTCACCTACGAGGAACTCCACCGCGAGGTGAACGAGTTCGCGGCCGCGCTGCGCGAGATGGGCGTCGGCCAGGACGACATCGTGACGATGTACATGCCGATGGTGCCCGAACTGCCCATCGCCATGCTGGCGTGTGCCCGCATCGGCGCGCCCCACTCGGTCGTCTTCGCCGGCTTCTCCGCGGAGGCGCTCGCGACCAGAATGGACGCCGCCGACTCCGAGCATCTCGTCACCTGCGACGGCTACTACCGCCGCGGCGACCCGCTCGACCACCTCGAGAAGGCCAACGAGGGGCTCTCGATGGTCGAGGGGACCGTCTCGGACGTGGTCGTCGTCGACCGGCTCGGCCCGAACGGCGACGACTTCGGCCACGATCTGGCCGACAACCAGCACGACTACGACGCCCTGGTGGACGAACAGTCCGGCGCGACCGTCGATCCGGTCGACCGCGACGCCGAGGACATGCTGTTCCTCATGTACACCTCGGGCACGACCGGCCAGCCGAAGGGGGTGAAACACACCACCGCCGGCTACCTCGCCTGGGCCGCCTGGACCTCCCAGTCGGTCCTCGACGTGAAGCCGGACGACACGTACTTCTGTGCGGCCGACATCGGCTGGATCACCGGCCACTCGTACATCGTGTACGGGCCGCTCGCGCTCGGCACGACGACGATGATGTACGAGGGGACGCCCGACTACCCCGAGCGCGACCGCCTCTGGGAGATCGTCGACGAGTACGACGCGAACCAGCTCTACACCGCGCCGACCGCCATCCGCGCGTTCATGAAGTGGGGCTCGGAGTTCCCCGAGCGGCACGACCTCTCCAGCCTCCGCCTGCTCGGCACCGTCGGCGAGCCGATCAACCCCCGGGCGTGGAAGTGGTACTACAAGCACATCGGCGACGAGTCCTGCCCGGTCGTCGACACGTGGTGGCAGACCGAGACCGGCGGCATGATGGTCACGACCCTCCCCGGCGTGAAGAACATGAAACCCGGCTCCGCGGGCCCGCCGCTGCCCGGCGTCGACGCAGAGATCGTGGACACGAACGGCGACCAGGTCGACGCGGGACGCGCGGGCTATCTCACCGTCCAGAAGCCGTGGCCCGGGATGCTCCGGACGCTGTACGACAACGACGAGCGCTTCATCGAGGAGTACTGGGCCGAGTACTCCGACGTCGACTCCGAGGACCCGGACGACTGGGTGTACTTCCCCGAGGACGGCGCGAAGATCGACGACGACGGCTACATCACGGTGCTGGGCCGCGTCGACGACGTCATCAACGTCTCGGGTCACCGCCTGGGAACGATGGAGATCGAATCCGCCATCGTCGGCGTCGAGGGCGCCGCCGAAGCCGCGGTCGTCGGCGGCAACCACCCGGTGAAGGGCGAGGCGGTCTACGCCTACGTCATCCTCGAGGACGGCTACGAGGGCACCGGCGAGATGCGCGACCGCATCGTCGCGGGCGTCGAGGACGCCATCGGCCCCATCGCGCGCCCCGAGGAGGTCGTGTTCACCTCCGAACTCCCGAAGACCCGCTCCGGGAAGATCATGCGCCGCCTGCTGGAGGACATCGCCAACGAGGACGAACTCGGCGACACGTCGACGCTGCGGAACCCGGACATCGTGGAGGACATCCGGGTGAAGGTGCAGGAGGAGTAG